In one Balaenoptera musculus isolate JJ_BM4_2016_0621 chromosome 2, mBalMus1.pri.v3, whole genome shotgun sequence genomic region, the following are encoded:
- the BDKRB1 gene encoding B1 bradykinin receptor, with the protein MASRTLLELLSSNQSQLPPPNATSCDSTQEAWDLLHSVLPTFIITICFCGLLGNLFVLSVFLLARRRLNAAEIYLANLAASDLVFVLGLPFWAENIWKEFNWPFGAPLCRVVNGVIKANLFISIFLVMAISQDRYCVLVHPMASWRRRRRRWAQATCVLIWAVGGLLSIPTFLLRSVKAVPELNISACVLLYPNEAWPFARMVELNVLGFLLPLVAIVFFNYHILAALRGREKVSKTRCGGPTDGKTTALILMLVAAFLLCWTPYHFFAFLEFLFQVWAVRGCFWENFTDLGLQWANFFAFINSCLNPVIYVFLGRLFRTKVWELYKRCIPRRLTPISTSHRKEILQLFWRN; encoded by the coding sequence ATGGCCTCCCGGACCCTCCTGGAGCTCCTGTCCTCCAACCAGAGCCAGCTCCCGCCTCCAAATGCCACGTCCTGTGACAGCACTCAGGAAGCCTGGGACCTGCTGCATAGCGTCTTACCCACATTTATCATCACCATCTGCTTCTGCGGGCTGCTGGGAAACCTCTTTGTGCTGTCCGTCTTTCTCTTGGCCCGACGGCGTCTGAACGCGGCAGAAATCTACCTGGCCAACCTGGCGGCTTCCGACCTGGTGTTCGTCTTGGGCTTGCCCTTCTGGGCAGAGAACATCTGGAAGGAATTCAACTGGCCTTTCGGAGCCCCCCTCTGCCGCGTGGTCAACGGCGTCATCAAGGCCAATCTCTTCATCAGTATCTTCCTGGTGATGGCCATCAGCCAGGACCGCTACTGCGTGCTGGTGCACCCCATGGCCAGCTGGAGGCGGCGGCGACGGCGGTGGGCTCAGGCCACCTGCGTGCTCATCTGGGCCGTGGGGGGCCTCCTAAGTATCCCCACGTTCCTGCTGCGCTCCGTCAAAGCTGTCCCGGAACTGAATATCTCCGCCTGTGTGCTGCTGTACCCCAATGAGGCCTGGCCCTTTGCAAGGATGGTGGAGTTAAACGTGCTGGGGTTTCTCCTCCCACTGGTTGCGATTGTCTTCTTCAACTATCACATCCTGGCAGCCCTGCGCGGGCGGGAAAAGGTCAGCAAGACAAGGTGCGGGGGGCCCACGGATGGCAAGACCACGGCCCTGATACTCATGCTCGTGGCGGCCTTCCTGCTCTGCTGGACCCCCTACCACTTCTTTGCCTTCCTGGAATTCCTGTTCCAGGTGTGGGCTGTCAGAGGCTGCTTCTGGGAGAATTTCACCGACCTGGGCCTGCAATGGGCCAACTTCTTTGCTTTCATCAACAGCTGCCTGAATCCAGTGATTTATGTCTTTTTGGGCCGGCTTTTCAGGACCAAGGTCTGGGAACTTTATAAACGATGCATCCCTAGACGATTGACTCCAATATCCACGTCCCATAGAAAAGAAATCCTCCAACTTTTCTGGCGGAATTAA